A portion of the Calothrix sp. 336/3 genome contains these proteins:
- the abc-f gene encoding ribosomal protection-like ABC-F family protein, protein MEHQIYMYMHSPTVLNGSNLSYELPSLGTLPRILFQNVNVTIHQDSRIGLIAANGMGKSTFLKILAGEIIPQQGTVTRMGSVFYLPQISTLDLQVSQNSVLDWLSSHSDEWWTITALLAEKFAMELVLSQPLSSLSGGELTKLWLAHALSKQPDILLLDEPTNHLDLPGLEQLERALQGFCGAVVIVSHKPFFLDRVVSRIWELTPGKIQVYGGNYTFWRSQKEIAEENALRLHEVARKQLQQAETAAQKEEQRAAQSRQQGRKNAGSIPKIIASEKKRSAEVTAGIAKKKHEALLEKAHQKVLETRIPTTKCAFIQLEEVSHKQRNLINIQGANLSLGSRLLIKNIQLHIASGDRVAIAGVNGSGKSSLAKAILGIDKGIFTGGEVAIASSMKIVYLDQNYQLVNRSATVLENMQLVNPKLNYQLHRQQLGHFLFCHDAVYKPASSLSGGELARLAMAMISVAAIDLLILDEPTNNLDLLTINQFVDGLNAFSGAIWVISHDIDFQSRIGITQAYHIKNHQLQPLTYLPKDREKYYQELL, encoded by the coding sequence ATGGAGCATCAAATATATATGTATATGCATTCCCCCACAGTTCTCAATGGGAGTAACTTGAGTTACGAACTTCCTAGTTTGGGAACATTACCTCGAATATTATTTCAAAATGTTAATGTTACCATTCATCAAGATTCTCGCATTGGATTAATTGCTGCCAATGGAATGGGAAAATCCACATTTTTGAAAATATTAGCGGGAGAAATTATTCCCCAGCAGGGAACAGTCACGAGGATGGGTAGTGTTTTTTATCTACCTCAAATTAGTACCTTGGATTTGCAGGTATCTCAGAATTCTGTACTTGATTGGCTTTCTTCCCATAGTGATGAATGGTGGACAATAACGGCATTATTGGCGGAAAAATTTGCTATGGAACTTGTTTTATCCCAACCTTTAAGTAGTTTAAGTGGTGGGGAATTAACAAAACTATGGTTAGCCCATGCACTCTCGAAACAACCGGATATCTTATTGCTAGATGAACCGACTAACCATTTAGACTTACCGGGTTTGGAGCAGTTGGAGAGAGCTTTACAAGGTTTTTGCGGTGCTGTGGTGATTGTTTCCCACAAGCCATTTTTTCTCGATCGCGTTGTCAGTCGAATTTGGGAATTAACCCCTGGAAAAATTCAGGTGTACGGAGGTAACTATACTTTTTGGCGATCGCAAAAGGAAATCGCAGAGGAAAATGCTCTACGTCTCCATGAAGTCGCGAGAAAACAACTCCAGCAAGCTGAAACTGCGGCACAAAAGGAAGAACAGCGAGCTGCCCAATCTCGACAGCAGGGTAGAAAAAATGCAGGTAGTATTCCCAAAATTATTGCCAGTGAGAAAAAAAGAAGTGCAGAAGTGACAGCCGGAATTGCTAAGAAAAAGCATGAAGCATTGCTGGAAAAAGCCCATCAAAAAGTTTTAGAAACGAGAATCCCAACGACAAAATGTGCTTTCATTCAACTCGAAGAAGTCAGTCACAAACAGAGAAATCTGATCAACATCCAGGGAGCTAATCTCAGCTTAGGTAGTCGTCTGTTAATCAAAAATATTCAGTTGCATATTGCCTCAGGTGATCGGGTGGCGATCGCTGGTGTGAATGGTTCAGGAAAATCGAGTCTAGCAAAGGCAATTCTAGGAATTGACAAAGGGATTTTCACCGGGGGTGAAGTGGCGATCGCATCCTCAATGAAAATTGTGTACCTAGATCAAAACTATCAATTAGTTAACAGAAGTGCAACAGTTCTGGAGAATATGCAACTAGTCAATCCCAAATTGAATTATCAACTACACCGACAACAATTAGGGCATTTTCTCTTCTGTCATGATGCAGTTTACAAACCAGCATCATCCTTGAGTGGAGGAGAATTAGCCAGATTAGCCATGGCAATGATTAGTGTTGCTGCAATTGATTTGTTAATTTTGGATGAACCCACAAATAACCTAGACTTGCTAACTATCAACCAATTTGTAGATGGGTTAAATGCATTTTCTGGTGCAATCTGGGTAATTTCCCACGATATCGATTTTCAAAGTCGCATTGGTATTACCCAAGCCTATCACATCAAAAACCATCAACTGCAACCTCTCACCTATTTACCAAAAGATAGAGAAAAATATTATCAAGAATTGCTGTAA